Within Coturnix japonica isolate 7356 chromosome 13, Coturnix japonica 2.1, whole genome shotgun sequence, the genomic segment AAGTATTAAACCGCTATTAAAAtttcaaaacagcagcatttccttttcagcaCTTCTACTTACTGAAAAAcggagctctgtgtgtgtgtgtgaatggaCGAGCACATGAAAGCTACgttaaagaaatacaaagattGCAGTCGCAGGCACTCAGAAAGGAGGAGATGCTGATACTGAGCATCTGTGCACGTTTGCCCAAATCTACTCAGCTTCTCTCTTTCCAATTTCTATGGCAATTGTATTATCTCGGGTTATATTTCTGATGCAACCCCAGTTTAAATTGGAGGGCAGATTTGAAGGGAAGGCACACATTTTTGCTGTCTGCTGAATGGCTTTATAGTGTTTTGCCCttagtgtttgctttctgccttttcctttgctcaGGACACAGTTACATCCCCATAACTGATTTGTTTCTTGGGTTTTGCAAGAATCCTGGGCACATAAGTAATCTGAAATCATCGAGCGCCCCAACAATATGACGGGATGGTGGTATTCCAGATTTATGAATGGGAAATGGAGgcatgagaaaatgaaaacaatgaatTCCAATAGCCATGGGCTGTCTCATCTGAGATGTGTAAGACTTTTTTTGCATATTCCAGCTTGCATAACTTCATATAGCCATGCGTGCACTTCCTTTCCCTCTGAACACTCAATTTACTGCCCTTTCAGCTAAGACAGGTTTGGGAGATAAATGGGGGTCATGGCTGAGCTGTCTCAATGCTCCCATATATAGCAAGGAGAAGCAGGTGGAACTGCTGCTGAGCCATTGCTGTGCCAGGGCTGGTGCCATGGCTGTGCAATGTGCCTCAGTCaccctttcctctctctctgctctccatGTGTGAGAGTGACCAAAGAgactgggggaagaaaagagactCATGCTAACCAACTTTCCCTATGCAAAAGGACTGGGCAGAGCTGCAAACCCCATACAGGTGTGTAGAATATATTTGTTGCCCTAAATCCCCCATCACCTTGTAGCTCCCCACATGAAAACTGGGAAAGGGAGCTCTGAGAaccagtgctgctggaagcactGACCAGCTCCTGCCTGGGGATCCAAGTGGGTCTCTGAGCCCTTCCCTATGAGATTCAAGGAGTGGTGGATGTTTGCAGGTGGCCTGGGAGGATCTGCACATGTTTGTGCAGGGATTCTATGTGAGCCTGTGCTGAGCATCACCTTGGGGTGAACCCTTTCCTTCCAACCTTTCgaactgaaaaaaacccaaacttaAGAAACCAAACTCCAGAGGCACTGCTGACATTCAGTAAAAAACGttaaaaatttttatttacagGGTAAAgtacaattattttcttaaaaaaaaaaaaaaaaaaaaagaacccactTTGATAAGAGGCATAATAATAGAATAAAGCTCTTTATGtacaaaaatacaattttcataTGAATGAACATCTTGAATAAATTAAACCGGCCCAGTGGCTCAATACCCGGTGTGCGCTCCCGCTCTGAAGCAGGACCGCCTCGCCGGGGGTCAGCATCTATAATGCATGAGGCCGTCGGGTGAGGGTCCCATCGGGCGCGGTGCTGGGACCCCCGGGAGGGGCTGAGCCGCCCCGGGcgtggggggtgggggggaactAAGAGAGGGGGGCGGCAGCGCGCTGAGCCCCGTGCTGCGCCCCGGGCCGCATCGGCCCCCTAAGCCTTTTCATCGCATTGTCAAGGCGTTCAAACCAAATTTTCATGCTCGTTTTTCTTCTCCGGAGAGCTACAAATTGTAAAATTGACTTTTCACCTCGTCTGCGGCAGCAAATCTGTCGCTTTTCTTTGCCGGGTTTTCCAAGTCGTATGGAAAACGAGGCGGGGGGGCGAAGGGAAAGGGCACCCCGGAGAGAGGGGTTGGGGGGCGGGAGGGGCTGAAAAGTGCAACGGGATACGGAGAAGGGGGACGGAGACACGCACGGGCACGGCTAACGGCAGGGAGCGCCAGGGGCGGCGGGGGGCAGCCCGCGAAAGGCCCGCAGGGCGTCCGAGGGGACGTAGCCACAGTCCTCGGAGGTGGCCGGGCTGCTGGGACCGGAGGCGGAGGCGCAGAGCGAGGGGGCGGCCGGGGAACCGCTGGACAGCCACGAACCGGCGTCGCTGCCGGGACTGGGGGGCGCGGGGGGCCCGCGGAAggcggggggaggagggaggcacTGCTCGGCCAAACGGAGGGTCTCGGAGAGGGCCCAGATGTAGTTGTAGGCGAAGCGCAGCGTCTCGATTTTGGTGAGTTTGGTGTCGTCGGGGAAGGTGGGCAGGACGCTGCGGAGCGCGTCCAGGGCGGAGTTGAGGTGGTGCATGCGGTTCCTCTCCCGGTCGTTGGCTTTCATGCGCCGGCTCCGTTTAAGGGTGTGCAGCAAAGCCTCCGTCCGCGCCCGCGCACGGCCGCGTCTCCTCCGCCGCTCCCGCGGGACTCCGGGCGGCTCCGAAACGCCGCCGCTGCTCGCCGCCTCCGCGGGCATCCTGCGGGAGAGAAGCCGGAGCCGTCAGTGGGCTGCAGGGGTAGCGGGGGGAAGGTgctgaggggagggggaaagaggggggaaaaaaatcccaaaataaCCCCAAGGAGGTACGGAGGGAGGGTGGGAGTGCTTGGCACGGCCGCACCGCCGCGCAGGTGCTTGTGTCCCCCGTACTCACATGGAAAGGCACTCCTGGGGCTGCGGTTAAGCAATAACGgtttagaaataaatagaggAGAAAGCGGAGCTCCTCGCTGTAGGGGaaggcaaagcagcaaagcaggtccgcgaggaaaaggaaaaaaaaaaaaatgggagaaaaaaaaaagcgcTCGCCGGCGAAaggcggggcgggggggggggggggggggacacgcGACCGCTGTTGTCTTTGAAGTGCTGCGGGCAGCGATCCGCTCGTGTGAGCGGCGGCTTTGGCACACGACGGCGCGGCAGCCCGTACTTATAGCGGCGGGCGGACAATGGCCCCGTGGCCGCCCCGCGGGGCCGCGCCGAGGCGGCAGGTCGGCCCCGTGCGCCGCGCCCTCCGGAGCGTGCCCGCAATTACCGCGGGCAGCCGCGCATCTGCCGCgcaacaaccccccccccaaaccccccgcacacacacacacacacacacacacacacacacacacacacacacacacacatctcgGGCTTTTGTCCCCCGAGGGCGGCCGGACAAAGCGGACGGGGGCATGAGGGGGGTGGAGGGGTCAGCGGTCCGATCCCACCgctcccccctctcccccctcctcgGGCTCTGGCCCTTCGCCGGCGGAGGTTGGAATCGCGGCGAGAAAGGGTTGGGATAGAAGGGGAGAGTCTGAGCTGCCGCAGGATGAGCCCCGTGCGCTCCGATGATTACTTTTTCCCTGCAGACCCCGTCTGAGAACTTCTCGGGGTTTTTCTTGCACCTTGTAGTTTTTCTACACGCCTCCATCAAAGTGAATGCAGCCCGAAATTGGAAACTCACGTTTAACTTCAAGAAATACTCTGAAGAATCACTCAAAGCTATTCTTTTCCCTCTTACGTCTCTAAATACCTACAGGCACTTTGGCTTTAGAGTGTTTCACTTTGAAAAGGTTATTACAGGTGCTCAGAGAGCTAAAAATTCCCAGTGCCATTCATCTTGTTGCCCGATGAACGACATTAAACactaaggtcccttccaacctaagccttGATAAAGTTCAGCGTTTGTCGGTGTACAGAGACAGCTCTGTCAACTCTTTGTCTACAGATGCAAACGAACAACCAAAAAGAGCCGTGCTGCTCCCATTGAAAACAGCACATAATTGCTGCTAATCCGCATCAAGTGCCCACGGATCCCCACATCGGACATCGCTGGGGAAGCAGCCGATGCGTTCCCCAGGTCTGACATCTGGCACAGTGCATCCCACGGATCAGTGCTGCCCCATTGTCAGCACTCAGGTACTTGACTCCCTGGATGGTTTTCGGTTTCACCACTTATCAGGAGTCATTTTTAGGCTTCTGTGCCCAAGCTCAGGTTTATTGACATAATTTCCCTGTGTGTTAAATGcagcttccttccctctcccgTGATTTTCCCCTTTGGCGAACAGAGAGAACTGACAGTGTAAGTCTTTATCTCAGCATTCTGACTTCATTGCCACCAACAATCTGCTTTGTGCTAAAAGGATTCCTCGCAGAAGTGAGCAATCTGCAAGGCCCTGGGTGATGAATATTAACGAGcctcaaaacagaaatagttttCTAGTGGCTGAGCTTGGTGCTTTGTAACATTTTATGGGTAAACAGACCTGAAATGTGCAATATAACAGCGGAGAACCAGGCCTGGCTGTTCTTTGGGAGCCCTCTCCATCACCAGACCTGCAATCAGGCCGATGGTTTTAGGGCCCGTGCACACCTAAATGACTCCCTGCATTAAGTAGATCCACTTCATTGAGCCTCTCATGTCCCGAATTGATGGCTTAGTGGGGTAGGCAGGCAGAGAGCTTCGCTGCAGAGCAGGGGTAAGTCAAAGGGGCTCAAATCTGAAGGTTATGGAAGCATATGGTCAAAAATGTTCAACTTTTGTTAATGTGCACTTTGCACATAGCGATATAAACTCCGGTGCTGTCTGCAACACTTTTATTGTCTTTTGTTTAGGTGTCTTGGAGCAGTCAATAgtttattcattaaaatgtttatgaTTCCCCAGAGTTTCACAGACTTTGGCACAACCCATCACTTGTCTGAGGGTTTCGCAGTGAAAGCGCATTATTCATTAGTCCTTATCCATCATTTGCAGTTTGTCATTTGTTATTCTCttgttttaaaagtttgtgCTCCAATCAAGGAGGGGAGAGAGCACCATGTGTCTCTGTGATCAGTCACAGCCATGAATAGCCCGAGCAGCACTGAATGTTTCACAAACAACCCATAGGCTGAAATTTGTTTGCATAATCTATTCACTGCCTACTTATGAATAACGAATGCATTCACAGAACCAGAATTGTTTCAGGAAGCCTTcgcaaacagaaagaagtgcTAAATATCTTGGATAATTTATTCCCGATGAATAATTCAACCCGTTCTATCGCAGCCATTCTACTAATTTTGCAGATAAATTATTCAGCCAATGCAGATAATGGCCCCTACACCTTATGTGCCTGCTCCTGGGGACAGCGGCTGCCAAACTTTCCCCAAGTTTTCTGAGgttggggaaggaaaaatatcCCCAAATGAAAGAGGACCTTGGATTTCACAGAACACTGTGTGTGTTCCCAGCATCTTGCTCAAGGCTGTATTTCCAGTGTTATTCTTTGACATGATCTCCTCTGCCTTGACATGAGTGCGGCTAGTCTCAGACAGGCTTGTAGATGCTTTTAGGTTCATTGTTAGAGCTCCAAAGAAGATAACCATAAATACATCGTCCTTTTGATTTGGGACACTTTGCTCTTAAAGTGGAAAGTTTAAAGAGGTATTTTTGAGTGTGGAACTCACAGAAACAGAGCTGGATCTGAAGTGTTGTGGGCCCATCCCCATATGTTGCATTCATCTGGTGATGGACGACCTCAAGCATGAGGCCCTGATGTCACCCATGGGATGTGTTGGGTCTTTTCTGTGGCTGGACACCAGAAAGATAGGGAATTTGGGAAGGTGAAGAAagtgcagcagcactcagctctgctcttcaaGTGCACTGCTTCCAGCATGGACATGACTGGGCAGCCCATGTGCCGAATGAAGCTGAACAGATCTCTGTGCCAGAAGTCAGCCTTGCATTCCAGCATGGACTGTGATGGTTATGATGGTGTTAGCTCCTTCCCAAGCAGGGAATTGCCTGGCTCACAGTAAAGCTGCTCCTATGGTTGGAAGATGTCTTTGACACATTAgagattctttaaaaaaagttgtttatttaatttatttatttaggtttAGGTTTAGGAGGCACATAGATGCAATAACTCACCAAATTAAGTGTTGTTACATCAGCACATAAGGGCTTAAACTGATGTTGAGAGGAGCATCAAccaggaaaactgcttttgtgCTCATCTGTGAGCATGGCTGGAgtgagaaggcagagctgcctACAGAAGGTGTGAATCTGGGGGCACAACATGACTGAACCATCAACTTGGGAGCACAGATCTCAACTTGCAGGACTGAAGGGAAGGTCGCTCTGCCTCACACCTGGAATATCCAGGTTGATGCACTGCAGTCCCAGTACTGGAGAGATAACCCACTGAGTGTAGGACAGATAC encodes:
- the NEUROG1 gene encoding neurogenin-1; translation: MMPAEAASSGGVSEPPGVPRERRRRRGRARARTEALLHTLKRSRRMKANDRERNRMHHLNSALDALRSVLPTFPDDTKLTKIETLRFAYNYIWALSETLRLAEQCLPPPPAFRGPPAPPSPGSDAGSWLSSGSPAAPSLCASASGPSSPATSEDCGYVPSDALRAFRGLPPAAPGAPCR